A genomic region of Phycisphaerae bacterium contains the following coding sequences:
- a CDS encoding Clp protease N-terminal domain-containing protein: MHERFSDRARRALALANQEAIRLHHESLSPLHILLGILAAGSGVAIVALRNRDIDPEALKDELNRKSEPGTRELQQTKMAQSADTRQVIQYAIDEARKLGHRYVGTEHLLMGILREGRTPAAQSIIQRGVKLEVLREEILTLLRSSTSEDHARAGTGHDGLEWVHQQELAKAFRSPNFWHRLILAVDSANRLGHGEIKDEHLLLALLREPDSFVAQMLAEKGVTVDWVRDRITRAAAL; encoded by the coding sequence ATGCACGAACGTTTCAGCGACCGCGCCCGCCGCGCTTTGGCCCTCGCCAACCAGGAAGCCATCCGCCTTCATCACGAATCCCTGTCCCCCCTCCACATCCTGCTCGGCATCCTGGCCGCCGGGTCCGGCGTGGCCATCGTCGCCCTGCGCAACCGTGACATTGATCCGGAAGCCCTCAAGGACGAGCTGAATCGCAAGTCCGAGCCCGGAACGCGGGAACTGCAGCAGACCAAGATGGCCCAGAGCGCCGACACCCGCCAGGTCATTCAGTACGCCATCGACGAGGCCCGAAAGCTCGGCCATCGCTACGTCGGCACCGAACACCTGCTGATGGGAATTCTCCGTGAAGGCCGCACCCCCGCCGCGCAGTCCATCATCCAGCGCGGCGTCAAACTCGAAGTCCTCCGCGAGGAAATCCTCACCCTTCTGCGCTCCAGCACCAGCGAAGACCACGCCCGCGCCGGCACCGGTCACGACGGTCTGGAATGGGTCCACCAGCAGGAACTCGCCAAGGCCTTCCGCTCGCCGAACTTCTGGCACCGCCTGATCCTCGCGGTCGATTCCGCCAACCGCCTCGGCCACGGCGAGATCAAAGATGAGCACCTCTTGCTCGCCCTCCTCCGCGAACCCGACAGCTTCGTCGCCCAGATGCTCGCCGAAAAGGGAGTGACGGTAGACTGGGTCCGCGACCGCATCACCCGCGCCGCGGCGCTGTAG
- a CDS encoding DNA alkylation repair protein encodes MNLKEALAKLESMGDEGRRAHNAKPWPGNPAGAPKFKQFGCAMGDIRTLAKKIKTDHALALELWKTGNIDAQLLAILIMKPKELSAKELDKLVRTARFAWVADWFNAYIVKEQCFADKETLRIKWMEDKDGWAARAGWNLTASRINKGGKDAKGLDLPALLVRIEKEMPKAKPEVQWTMNNTLMAIGIHHAAHRKRAIAIGERLGLYKDWPVSKGCTPPYAPIAINEMVKRQG; translated from the coding sequence ATGAATCTCAAGGAAGCGCTGGCGAAACTCGAATCGATGGGCGATGAGGGGCGGCGGGCACACAACGCCAAGCCCTGGCCCGGAAACCCCGCGGGCGCGCCTAAGTTCAAGCAGTTCGGCTGCGCGATGGGCGATATTCGCACGCTGGCGAAGAAGATCAAGACCGATCACGCGCTGGCGCTGGAACTCTGGAAGACCGGCAACATCGATGCGCAACTGCTGGCGATCCTCATCATGAAGCCGAAGGAACTCTCGGCGAAGGAACTGGACAAATTGGTCCGCACGGCCAGGTTCGCATGGGTGGCGGACTGGTTCAACGCGTACATCGTCAAGGAACAGTGCTTTGCCGACAAGGAGACGCTTCGCATCAAGTGGATGGAGGATAAGGATGGGTGGGCGGCCCGCGCGGGCTGGAACCTCACCGCGAGTCGGATCAACAAGGGGGGCAAGGATGCTAAAGGACTTGACTTGCCGGCGCTGCTGGTTCGCATCGAGAAGGAGATGCCCAAGGCCAAGCCGGAAGTGCAGTGGACGATGAACAACACGCTCATGGCCATCGGCATCCACCACGCCGCGCACCGCAAGCGCGCGATCGCCATTGGCGAGAGGCTCGGCCTGTACAAGGATTGGCCGGTGTCGAAGGGCTGCACGCCGCCGTATGCGCCAATCGCGATCAACGAGATGGTGAAACGGCAGGGGTGA
- the fusA gene encoding elongation factor G yields MSASPLSRLRNVGISAHIDSGKTTLTERMLFYAGRIHKIEEVKGGGDGATMDHMDLERERGITITSAATQVGWDDALINVIDTPGHVDFTVEVERSLRVLDGAILVLCGVAGVQSQSITVDRQMKRYQVPRICFINKLDRQGADPVNVVKGLEEKLDLRTVQLQLPIGLGNALEGIIDLIRMKAAYFDGANGEKIRWEDIPAAMKDDAVSARTGMLDALSLYDDELLSIMLEEKPVPEELIHAIVRRGTIAGQFAPVLMGSAYKNKGVQLLLDAIVRYLPSPLDREIFALDLDNDEAEVPLEANPDAPLVSLAFKLVDETFGQLTFMRVYQGKMHRGERYICSRTRKPQRFSRIVRMHADEREDIDSAAAGDIVAVVGLDCVSGDTFCGEDANYSLESMHIMDPVISLAISPAKTADRDKFSKALSRFSKEDPTFHVSSDPETGDTLISGMGELHLDIYCERIRREYKVELTVGQPKVSYREAPSRGVEYNYKHKKQTGGAGQYAHVVGRLEQLPEDHESGYEFENKVFGGRIPTEYIPSVDKGFHSMLNKGPLAGYPITGVKMILEDGSSHDVDSSDMAFQICARDAFREAFLNSKPILLEPIMKVQVETPAEFQGPIIGDLSARRGLVMGSEARGPLTVIDAEVPLARMFGYATDVRSFSQGKASFTMEFLKYKRVPAAIQVEIVEAAAKKKK; encoded by the coding sequence ATGAGCGCGTCGCCGCTATCCCGATTGCGAAACGTGGGCATCTCCGCCCATATCGACTCCGGCAAGACCACGTTGACGGAGCGAATGCTCTTTTACGCCGGCCGTATCCACAAGATCGAAGAGGTCAAAGGCGGCGGCGACGGCGCCACCATGGACCACATGGACCTCGAGCGCGAACGCGGCATCACCATCACCTCCGCCGCCACCCAGGTCGGCTGGGACGACGCTCTGATCAACGTCATCGACACCCCCGGCCACGTCGACTTCACCGTCGAAGTCGAACGCTCGCTACGCGTCCTGGACGGCGCGATTCTCGTTCTCTGCGGCGTCGCCGGCGTGCAGTCGCAATCCATCACCGTCGATCGCCAGATGAAGCGCTATCAGGTGCCCCGCATCTGCTTCATCAACAAGCTCGATCGCCAGGGCGCCGACCCTGTCAACGTCGTCAAGGGTCTCGAAGAAAAACTCGACCTCCGCACCGTCCAACTGCAATTGCCCATCGGACTGGGCAACGCCCTGGAAGGCATCATCGACCTGATCCGCATGAAGGCCGCCTACTTCGACGGCGCCAACGGCGAGAAGATCCGCTGGGAAGACATCCCCGCGGCGATGAAAGACGATGCCGTCAGCGCCCGCACCGGAATGCTCGATGCCCTCAGCCTCTACGACGACGAGCTTCTCTCCATCATGCTCGAAGAGAAGCCGGTCCCCGAGGAGTTGATCCACGCTATCGTCCGCCGCGGAACGATCGCCGGTCAGTTCGCCCCGGTCCTCATGGGCTCGGCTTACAAGAACAAGGGCGTCCAGCTTCTGCTCGACGCGATCGTTCGGTATCTGCCGTCGCCGCTGGATCGGGAGATCTTCGCCCTCGATCTTGACAACGATGAGGCCGAAGTGCCCCTCGAGGCCAATCCTGACGCTCCCCTGGTGTCCCTGGCGTTTAAGCTGGTCGACGAAACCTTCGGCCAGCTTACCTTCATGCGCGTCTATCAGGGCAAGATGCATCGCGGCGAACGCTACATCTGCTCCCGCACCCGCAAGCCCCAGCGCTTCAGCCGTATCGTCCGCATGCACGCCGACGAACGCGAAGACATCGACTCCGCCGCGGCGGGCGACATCGTCGCCGTCGTCGGTCTCGATTGCGTCTCCGGCGACACCTTCTGCGGCGAAGACGCCAACTACAGCCTGGAATCCATGCACATCATGGATCCCGTGATCTCGCTGGCCATCAGCCCCGCCAAGACCGCCGACCGCGACAAGTTCTCCAAGGCCCTCTCGCGCTTCTCAAAGGAAGACCCGACCTTCCACGTTTCGTCCGATCCGGAAACCGGCGACACGCTGATCTCCGGCATGGGCGAGTTGCACCTCGATATCTACTGCGAACGCATCCGCCGCGAATATAAGGTCGAGTTGACCGTCGGCCAGCCCAAGGTCAGTTACCGCGAAGCTCCGTCACGGGGCGTCGAATACAATTACAAGCACAAGAAGCAGACCGGCGGCGCCGGCCAGTACGCCCATGTCGTCGGCCGTCTGGAGCAACTGCCCGAGGACCATGAGAGCGGCTACGAGTTCGAGAACAAGGTCTTCGGCGGCCGCATCCCGACCGAGTACATCCCGTCCGTGGACAAGGGCTTTCACTCCATGCTCAACAAGGGGCCGCTCGCCGGTTATCCGATTACCGGCGTGAAGATGATTTTGGAGGACGGTTCTTCGCACGACGTGGACTCGTCCGACATGGCCTTCCAGATCTGCGCCCGCGATGCCTTTCGCGAGGCTTTTCTGAACAGCAAGCCGATCCTCCTCGAGCCGATCATGAAGGTCCAGGTCGAAACCCCCGCAGAATTCCAGGGCCCCATCATTGGCGACCTCTCCGCCCGACGCGGACTGGTCATGGGCTCGGAGGCCCGCGGCCCCCTGACTGTCATCGACGCTGAAGTGCCCTTGGCCCGCATGTTCGGCTATGCCACGGATGTCCGCTCCTTTTCGCAGGGCAAGGCCAGCTTTACGATGGAGTTCCTGAAGTACAAGCGCGTCCCCGCCGCGATCCAGGTGGAAATCGTCGAGGCGGCGGCGAAGAAGAAAAAATAG